From the genome of Deltaproteobacteria bacterium, one region includes:
- a CDS encoding CopG family transcriptional regulator: MATKRLTIELSVDQYEILQKQAKANGTSVTGFIRRMIDEFRLRPPAEVRKNYQTDPLYKRRGSFDGPTDLSENHDRYLY, translated from the coding sequence ATGGCCACGAAACGCCTCACTATTGAACTGTCCGTTGATCAATATGAGATACTGCAGAAGCAAGCCAAGGCCAATGGGACCTCTGTTACTGGGTTTATTCGTCGGATGATTGATGAATTTCGTCTTCGTCCTCCGGCCGAAGTCCGCAAAAATTATCAGACAGATCCTTTATATAAAAGACGCGGGTCTTTTGACGGGCCGACAGATTTATCTGAAAATCATGATCGTTATCTTTATTGA